Proteins encoded in a region of the Takifugu flavidus isolate HTHZ2018 chromosome 10, ASM371156v2, whole genome shotgun sequence genome:
- the LOC130532277 gene encoding myelin-associated glycoprotein-like isoform X2 translates to MWCLKLVFPLLLIINEVNCQWNVWLPREISAMTNSCVVIPCTFIYPSGIRPYRGVHGIWYFGQPYPQLFPPVVFKTRTDVVHESYKGRTELLGDLQQRNCTLLINNIGAEHSGKYYFRADLGGANMYTFPDYSELKVLDQPNIDVPEDIVSDNELELMCSAPDNCPSMTPQVQWMYTDYLPDPEFSSEYLANDNSAVLSSTLRFTPRPMHNGQLLGCRVYYPNTTLVYERLISLDIKYAPRSVWVNVSSEVMEGSSVMLHCEVDSNPPPRISWLFGENELLWDTASNLSLSLDDVTPTKEGIYTCVGDNGYGIMNTSMYLAVKYPPREPVVNESMIVQEGTTLALHCSTQGSPAPTLTWLKDGELVGTITADELSVLEIVEITPQGDGQYRCLAENEHGRASSSFNITVEYAPVFLDESKCTVVREGVQCVCMASGNPEPTIEFYLPDLNITVNETDGQYNFFSHTDGHTTTGMIKLREKGERADNGPAVNVHCSVFNMYGRKSVQLELQQEKKYMMAVIVGTIGGVAVIAFIIAAVRYVGHNNKKENGNPRQDVVLENPALYYSAVKKDKQNLRKKVGEDGDYQAVGSMAGMERQELNYASLEFIGGRSKKGASGKKEDGSNYREIKAK, encoded by the exons ATGTGGTGTTTGAAGCTCGTTTTTCCACTGCTGCTAATCATCAATG AAGTCAATTGCCAGTGGAATGTTTGGTTACCCCGAGAAATCTCTGCCATGACAAACTCCTGTGTGGTCATCCCGTGCACTTTCATTTATCCATCTGGTATCAGGCCCTACCGTGGCGTTCATGGCATCTGGTACTTTGGACAGCCCTACCCCCAACTTTTCCCTCCTGTCGTCTTCAAGACACGCACGGACGTCGTGCATGAGAGCTACAAGGGCCGCACAGAGCTGTTGggtgacctgcagcagaggaactgCACCCTGCTCATCAACAACATCGGGGCAGAGCACTCAGGGAAATACTATTTTCGTGCTGACCTCGGCGGAGCGAACATGTACACCTTCCCTGACTATTCTgagctgaaggttctgg ATCAGCCCAACATTGACGTCCCCGAGGATATCGTCAGTGACAATGAGCTGGAGTTGATGTGCTCCGCTCCAGACAACTGTCCCAGCATGACCCCACAGGTCCAGTGGATGTACACTGACTACCTGCCTGACCCAGAGTTCAGCTCTGAATACTTGGCCAATGACAACTCTGCGGTACTCTCCAGTACCCTCAGATTCACACCCAGACCCATGCACAATGGGCAGCTTTTGGGTTGCAGGGTCTATTATCCCAACACAACTCTGGTGTATGAGCGGCTCATCTCACTTGACATCAAGT ATGCTCCTCGCTCTGTGTGGGTGAACGTGTCCTCAGAGGTGATGGAGGGCAGTTCTGTGATGCTCCACTGTGAGGTGGACAGTAACCCTCCACCAAGGATCTCTTGGTTGTTTGGTGAAAATGAGCTTCTGTGGGATACAGCATCCaacctttctctctccctggaTGATGTGACACCTACCAAGGAGGGAATCTATACTTGCGTCGGAGACAATGGCTACGGCATTATGAACACCTCCATGTATCTGGCGGTCAAGT ACCCACCACGTGAACCTGTGGTAAATGAATCTATGATTGTCCAAGAGGGAACCACACTAGCGTTGCACTGCAGTACCCAGGGAAGCCCGGCACCCACCCTCACCTGGCTAAAGGACGGGGAGCTAGTGGGCACCATCACTGCTGATGAGCTGTCAGTGCTGGAGATTGTGGAGATCACACCACAGGGAGATGGACAGTACCGCTGCCTGGCGGAGAACGAGCATGGAAGAGCCAGCAGTTCCTTTAACATCACTGTTGAAT ATGCACCTGTCTTTCTGGATGAGTCAAAGTGTACCGTGGTGAGGGAAGGGGTCCAGTGTGTCTGTATGGCCTCAGGAAACCCAGAGCCGACCATAGAGTTCTACCTGCCTGACCTGAACATTACTGTCAATGAAACTGACGGCCAGTACAACTTCTTCTCACACACTGACGGCCACACCACCACTGGTATGATCAAGCTGCGAGAGAAAGGCGAGCGGGCAGACAATGGTCCTGCTGTCAATGTCCACTGCAGCGTCTTCAACATGTATGGAAGGAAGAGTGTtcaactggagctgcagcaggaga AAAAGTATATGATGGCGGTTATAGTGGGCACCATTGGGGGAGTGGCCGTCATAGCCTTCATCATTGCAGCTGTAAGATACGTTggtcacaacaacaaaaa AGAGAATGGCAACCCTAGGCAGGATGTGGTCCTGGAGAACCCAGCTTTGTACTACAGCGCAGTCAAGAAGGACAAACAAAATCTCAGGAAGAAAGTG GGAGAAGACGGGGATTATCAAGCTGTGGGCTCTATGGCAGGAATGGAGAGGCAGGAGTTGAATTATGCTTCACTTGAATTTATCGGGGGAAGGTCCAAGAAAGGGGCCTCAGGGAAGAAGGAAGATGGCAGCAACTATAGGGAAATCAAAGCCAAATGA
- the LOC130532277 gene encoding myelin-associated glycoprotein-like isoform X1, with the protein MWCLKLVFPLLLIINEVNCQWNVWLPREISAMTNSCVVIPCTFIYPSGIRPYRGVHGIWYFGQPYPQLFPPVVFKTRTDVVHESYKGRTELLGDLQQRNCTLLINNIGAEHSGKYYFRADLGGANMYTFPDYSELKVLDQPNIDVPEDIVSDNELELMCSAPDNCPSMTPQVQWMYTDYLPDPEFSSEYLANDNSAVLSSTLRFTPRPMHNGQLLGCRVYYPNTTLVYERLISLDIKYAPRSVWVNVSSEVMEGSSVMLHCEVDSNPPPRISWLFGENELLWDTASNLSLSLDDVTPTKEGIYTCVGDNGYGIMNTSMYLAVKYPPREPVVNESMIVQEGTTLALHCSTQGSPAPTLTWLKDGELVGTITADELSVLEIVEITPQGDGQYRCLAENEHGRASSSFNITVEYAPVFLDESKCTVVREGVQCVCMASGNPEPTIEFYLPDLNITVNETDGQYNFFSHTDGHTTTGMIKLREKGERADNGPAVNVHCSVFNMYGRKSVQLELQQEKKYMMAVIVGTIGGVAVIAFIIAAVRYVGHNNKKENGNPRQDVVLENPALYYSAVKKDKQNLRKKVLKTELLGSKFNSILEETTGEDGDYQAVGSMAGMERQELNYASLEFIGGRSKKGASGKKEDGSNYREIKAK; encoded by the exons ATGTGGTGTTTGAAGCTCGTTTTTCCACTGCTGCTAATCATCAATG AAGTCAATTGCCAGTGGAATGTTTGGTTACCCCGAGAAATCTCTGCCATGACAAACTCCTGTGTGGTCATCCCGTGCACTTTCATTTATCCATCTGGTATCAGGCCCTACCGTGGCGTTCATGGCATCTGGTACTTTGGACAGCCCTACCCCCAACTTTTCCCTCCTGTCGTCTTCAAGACACGCACGGACGTCGTGCATGAGAGCTACAAGGGCCGCACAGAGCTGTTGggtgacctgcagcagaggaactgCACCCTGCTCATCAACAACATCGGGGCAGAGCACTCAGGGAAATACTATTTTCGTGCTGACCTCGGCGGAGCGAACATGTACACCTTCCCTGACTATTCTgagctgaaggttctgg ATCAGCCCAACATTGACGTCCCCGAGGATATCGTCAGTGACAATGAGCTGGAGTTGATGTGCTCCGCTCCAGACAACTGTCCCAGCATGACCCCACAGGTCCAGTGGATGTACACTGACTACCTGCCTGACCCAGAGTTCAGCTCTGAATACTTGGCCAATGACAACTCTGCGGTACTCTCCAGTACCCTCAGATTCACACCCAGACCCATGCACAATGGGCAGCTTTTGGGTTGCAGGGTCTATTATCCCAACACAACTCTGGTGTATGAGCGGCTCATCTCACTTGACATCAAGT ATGCTCCTCGCTCTGTGTGGGTGAACGTGTCCTCAGAGGTGATGGAGGGCAGTTCTGTGATGCTCCACTGTGAGGTGGACAGTAACCCTCCACCAAGGATCTCTTGGTTGTTTGGTGAAAATGAGCTTCTGTGGGATACAGCATCCaacctttctctctccctggaTGATGTGACACCTACCAAGGAGGGAATCTATACTTGCGTCGGAGACAATGGCTACGGCATTATGAACACCTCCATGTATCTGGCGGTCAAGT ACCCACCACGTGAACCTGTGGTAAATGAATCTATGATTGTCCAAGAGGGAACCACACTAGCGTTGCACTGCAGTACCCAGGGAAGCCCGGCACCCACCCTCACCTGGCTAAAGGACGGGGAGCTAGTGGGCACCATCACTGCTGATGAGCTGTCAGTGCTGGAGATTGTGGAGATCACACCACAGGGAGATGGACAGTACCGCTGCCTGGCGGAGAACGAGCATGGAAGAGCCAGCAGTTCCTTTAACATCACTGTTGAAT ATGCACCTGTCTTTCTGGATGAGTCAAAGTGTACCGTGGTGAGGGAAGGGGTCCAGTGTGTCTGTATGGCCTCAGGAAACCCAGAGCCGACCATAGAGTTCTACCTGCCTGACCTGAACATTACTGTCAATGAAACTGACGGCCAGTACAACTTCTTCTCACACACTGACGGCCACACCACCACTGGTATGATCAAGCTGCGAGAGAAAGGCGAGCGGGCAGACAATGGTCCTGCTGTCAATGTCCACTGCAGCGTCTTCAACATGTATGGAAGGAAGAGTGTtcaactggagctgcagcaggaga AAAAGTATATGATGGCGGTTATAGTGGGCACCATTGGGGGAGTGGCCGTCATAGCCTTCATCATTGCAGCTGTAAGATACGTTggtcacaacaacaaaaa AGAGAATGGCAACCCTAGGCAGGATGTGGTCCTGGAGAACCCAGCTTTGTACTACAGCGCAGTCAAGAAGGACAAACAAAATCTCAGGAAGAAAGTG CTTAAGACAGAGCTGTTGGGTTCAAAGTTTAACTCCATTCTAGAGGAGACCACG GGAGAAGACGGGGATTATCAAGCTGTGGGCTCTATGGCAGGAATGGAGAGGCAGGAGTTGAATTATGCTTCACTTGAATTTATCGGGGGAAGGTCCAAGAAAGGGGCCTCAGGGAAGAAGGAAGATGGCAGCAACTATAGGGAAATCAAAGCCAAATGA
- the LOC130532277 gene encoding myelin-associated glycoprotein-like isoform X4 → MWCLKLVFPLLLIINEVNCQWNVWLPREISAMTNSCVVIPCTFIYPSGIRPYRGVHGIWYFGQPYPQLFPPVVFKTRTDVVHESYKGRTELLGDLQQRNCTLLINNIGAEHSGKYYFRADLGGANMYTFPDYSELKVLDQPNIDVPEDIVSDNELELMCSAPDNCPSMTPQVQWMYTDYLPDPEFSSEYLANDNSAVLSSTLRFTPRPMHNGQLLGCRVYYPNTTLVYERLISLDIKYAPRSVWVNVSSEVMEGSSVMLHCEVDSNPPPRISWLFGENELLWDTASNLSLSLDDVTPTKEGIYTCVGDNGYGIMNTSMYLAVKYPPREPVVNESMIVQEGTTLALHCSTQGSPAPTLTWLKDGELVGTITADELSVLEIVEITPQGDGQYRCLAENEHGRASSSFNITVEYAPVFLDESKCTVVREGVQCVCMASGNPEPTIEFYLPDLNITVNETDGQYNFFSHTDGHTTTGMIKLREKGERADNGPAVNVHCSVFNMYGRKSVQLELQQEKKYMMAVIVGTIGGVAVIAFIIAAVRYVGHNNKKEKTGIIKLWALWQEWRGRS, encoded by the exons ATGTGGTGTTTGAAGCTCGTTTTTCCACTGCTGCTAATCATCAATG AAGTCAATTGCCAGTGGAATGTTTGGTTACCCCGAGAAATCTCTGCCATGACAAACTCCTGTGTGGTCATCCCGTGCACTTTCATTTATCCATCTGGTATCAGGCCCTACCGTGGCGTTCATGGCATCTGGTACTTTGGACAGCCCTACCCCCAACTTTTCCCTCCTGTCGTCTTCAAGACACGCACGGACGTCGTGCATGAGAGCTACAAGGGCCGCACAGAGCTGTTGggtgacctgcagcagaggaactgCACCCTGCTCATCAACAACATCGGGGCAGAGCACTCAGGGAAATACTATTTTCGTGCTGACCTCGGCGGAGCGAACATGTACACCTTCCCTGACTATTCTgagctgaaggttctgg ATCAGCCCAACATTGACGTCCCCGAGGATATCGTCAGTGACAATGAGCTGGAGTTGATGTGCTCCGCTCCAGACAACTGTCCCAGCATGACCCCACAGGTCCAGTGGATGTACACTGACTACCTGCCTGACCCAGAGTTCAGCTCTGAATACTTGGCCAATGACAACTCTGCGGTACTCTCCAGTACCCTCAGATTCACACCCAGACCCATGCACAATGGGCAGCTTTTGGGTTGCAGGGTCTATTATCCCAACACAACTCTGGTGTATGAGCGGCTCATCTCACTTGACATCAAGT ATGCTCCTCGCTCTGTGTGGGTGAACGTGTCCTCAGAGGTGATGGAGGGCAGTTCTGTGATGCTCCACTGTGAGGTGGACAGTAACCCTCCACCAAGGATCTCTTGGTTGTTTGGTGAAAATGAGCTTCTGTGGGATACAGCATCCaacctttctctctccctggaTGATGTGACACCTACCAAGGAGGGAATCTATACTTGCGTCGGAGACAATGGCTACGGCATTATGAACACCTCCATGTATCTGGCGGTCAAGT ACCCACCACGTGAACCTGTGGTAAATGAATCTATGATTGTCCAAGAGGGAACCACACTAGCGTTGCACTGCAGTACCCAGGGAAGCCCGGCACCCACCCTCACCTGGCTAAAGGACGGGGAGCTAGTGGGCACCATCACTGCTGATGAGCTGTCAGTGCTGGAGATTGTGGAGATCACACCACAGGGAGATGGACAGTACCGCTGCCTGGCGGAGAACGAGCATGGAAGAGCCAGCAGTTCCTTTAACATCACTGTTGAAT ATGCACCTGTCTTTCTGGATGAGTCAAAGTGTACCGTGGTGAGGGAAGGGGTCCAGTGTGTCTGTATGGCCTCAGGAAACCCAGAGCCGACCATAGAGTTCTACCTGCCTGACCTGAACATTACTGTCAATGAAACTGACGGCCAGTACAACTTCTTCTCACACACTGACGGCCACACCACCACTGGTATGATCAAGCTGCGAGAGAAAGGCGAGCGGGCAGACAATGGTCCTGCTGTCAATGTCCACTGCAGCGTCTTCAACATGTATGGAAGGAAGAGTGTtcaactggagctgcagcaggaga AAAAGTATATGATGGCGGTTATAGTGGGCACCATTGGGGGAGTGGCCGTCATAGCCTTCATCATTGCAGCTGTAAGATACGTTggtcacaacaacaaaaa GGAGAAGACGGGGATTATCAAGCTGTGGGCTCTATGGCAGGAATGGAGAGGCAGGAGTTGA
- the LOC130532277 gene encoding myelin-associated glycoprotein-like isoform X3, which produces MTNSCVVIPCTFIYPSGIRPYRGVHGIWYFGQPYPQLFPPVVFKTRTDVVHESYKGRTELLGDLQQRNCTLLINNIGAEHSGKYYFRADLGGANMYTFPDYSELKVLDQPNIDVPEDIVSDNELELMCSAPDNCPSMTPQVQWMYTDYLPDPEFSSEYLANDNSAVLSSTLRFTPRPMHNGQLLGCRVYYPNTTLVYERLISLDIKYAPRSVWVNVSSEVMEGSSVMLHCEVDSNPPPRISWLFGENELLWDTASNLSLSLDDVTPTKEGIYTCVGDNGYGIMNTSMYLAVKYPPREPVVNESMIVQEGTTLALHCSTQGSPAPTLTWLKDGELVGTITADELSVLEIVEITPQGDGQYRCLAENEHGRASSSFNITVEYAPVFLDESKCTVVREGVQCVCMASGNPEPTIEFYLPDLNITVNETDGQYNFFSHTDGHTTTGMIKLREKGERADNGPAVNVHCSVFNMYGRKSVQLELQQEKKYMMAVIVGTIGGVAVIAFIIAAVRYVGHNNKKENGNPRQDVVLENPALYYSAVKKDKQNLRKKVLKTELLGSKFNSILEETTGEDGDYQAVGSMAGMERQELNYASLEFIGGRSKKGASGKKEDGSNYREIKAK; this is translated from the exons ATGACAAACTCCTGTGTGGTCATCCCGTGCACTTTCATTTATCCATCTGGTATCAGGCCCTACCGTGGCGTTCATGGCATCTGGTACTTTGGACAGCCCTACCCCCAACTTTTCCCTCCTGTCGTCTTCAAGACACGCACGGACGTCGTGCATGAGAGCTACAAGGGCCGCACAGAGCTGTTGggtgacctgcagcagaggaactgCACCCTGCTCATCAACAACATCGGGGCAGAGCACTCAGGGAAATACTATTTTCGTGCTGACCTCGGCGGAGCGAACATGTACACCTTCCCTGACTATTCTgagctgaaggttctgg ATCAGCCCAACATTGACGTCCCCGAGGATATCGTCAGTGACAATGAGCTGGAGTTGATGTGCTCCGCTCCAGACAACTGTCCCAGCATGACCCCACAGGTCCAGTGGATGTACACTGACTACCTGCCTGACCCAGAGTTCAGCTCTGAATACTTGGCCAATGACAACTCTGCGGTACTCTCCAGTACCCTCAGATTCACACCCAGACCCATGCACAATGGGCAGCTTTTGGGTTGCAGGGTCTATTATCCCAACACAACTCTGGTGTATGAGCGGCTCATCTCACTTGACATCAAGT ATGCTCCTCGCTCTGTGTGGGTGAACGTGTCCTCAGAGGTGATGGAGGGCAGTTCTGTGATGCTCCACTGTGAGGTGGACAGTAACCCTCCACCAAGGATCTCTTGGTTGTTTGGTGAAAATGAGCTTCTGTGGGATACAGCATCCaacctttctctctccctggaTGATGTGACACCTACCAAGGAGGGAATCTATACTTGCGTCGGAGACAATGGCTACGGCATTATGAACACCTCCATGTATCTGGCGGTCAAGT ACCCACCACGTGAACCTGTGGTAAATGAATCTATGATTGTCCAAGAGGGAACCACACTAGCGTTGCACTGCAGTACCCAGGGAAGCCCGGCACCCACCCTCACCTGGCTAAAGGACGGGGAGCTAGTGGGCACCATCACTGCTGATGAGCTGTCAGTGCTGGAGATTGTGGAGATCACACCACAGGGAGATGGACAGTACCGCTGCCTGGCGGAGAACGAGCATGGAAGAGCCAGCAGTTCCTTTAACATCACTGTTGAAT ATGCACCTGTCTTTCTGGATGAGTCAAAGTGTACCGTGGTGAGGGAAGGGGTCCAGTGTGTCTGTATGGCCTCAGGAAACCCAGAGCCGACCATAGAGTTCTACCTGCCTGACCTGAACATTACTGTCAATGAAACTGACGGCCAGTACAACTTCTTCTCACACACTGACGGCCACACCACCACTGGTATGATCAAGCTGCGAGAGAAAGGCGAGCGGGCAGACAATGGTCCTGCTGTCAATGTCCACTGCAGCGTCTTCAACATGTATGGAAGGAAGAGTGTtcaactggagctgcagcaggaga AAAAGTATATGATGGCGGTTATAGTGGGCACCATTGGGGGAGTGGCCGTCATAGCCTTCATCATTGCAGCTGTAAGATACGTTggtcacaacaacaaaaa AGAGAATGGCAACCCTAGGCAGGATGTGGTCCTGGAGAACCCAGCTTTGTACTACAGCGCAGTCAAGAAGGACAAACAAAATCTCAGGAAGAAAGTG CTTAAGACAGAGCTGTTGGGTTCAAAGTTTAACTCCATTCTAGAGGAGACCACG GGAGAAGACGGGGATTATCAAGCTGTGGGCTCTATGGCAGGAATGGAGAGGCAGGAGTTGAATTATGCTTCACTTGAATTTATCGGGGGAAGGTCCAAGAAAGGGGCCTCAGGGAAGAAGGAAGATGGCAGCAACTATAGGGAAATCAAAGCCAAATGA